One window of Anaerolineales bacterium genomic DNA carries:
- a CDS encoding ECF transporter S component, whose translation MFEKIKNNFNTQTWVLIPIAIAINIAVGQIVLALKLPVYLDSIGTVLVAALCGPWAGALTGALSNIIWGIAIDPNALPWWPVAFMIGYMAGRMAQWGFFKSWWKVVVTGFVVAITAALVSTPIAVYLYGGITASGSSFITAYLMQTGSDMISAVFSTNFLVEPVDKITTAMLAFAIVLGMPKRMIGGYPKASQVETEGAQSTTQLYIAIGVVVLLVLFAAFMLRNILGG comes from the coding sequence ATGTTTGAAAAGATCAAAAACAATTTCAATACACAGACGTGGGTGCTGATCCCCATCGCCATCGCGATCAATATCGCGGTGGGGCAGATCGTCCTGGCGCTAAAGCTGCCCGTATACCTTGATTCGATCGGGACCGTTCTGGTTGCCGCCCTGTGCGGACCGTGGGCGGGCGCGCTCACCGGAGCGCTCTCGAACATCATCTGGGGCATCGCCATCGACCCGAACGCGCTCCCCTGGTGGCCCGTCGCTTTCATGATCGGCTACATGGCGGGACGCATGGCGCAGTGGGGTTTCTTCAAGAGCTGGTGGAAGGTCGTGGTCACCGGCTTTGTGGTGGCGATCACCGCCGCGCTCGTTTCGACCCCGATCGCCGTTTATCTCTATGGCGGTATCACTGCCAGCGGTTCTTCCTTCATCACCGCCTACCTGATGCAGACCGGCTCGGACATGATCAGCGCGGTCTTCAGCACCAACTTCCTCGTGGAGCCGGTGGATAAGATCACGACCGCCATGCTCGCCTTTGCCATCGTCCTCGGCATGCCCAAACGCATGATCGGCGGCTACCCCAAAGCCAGCCAGGTGGAAACCGAAGGCGCGCAAAGCACCACCCAGTTGTACATCGCCATCGGCGTGGTCGTGCTGTTGGTTCTGTTCGCGGCGTTCATGCTCAGGAATATTTTGGGCGGGTAA
- a CDS encoding SGNH/GDSL hydrolase family protein, with product MKARQLFLLAVFLLAACTTTPTATPQPEIESTSAPKVTEAATEEVAAATEESAPTPRPTLGPDEWMTLPIVPEVTDTAREIYARGLAMGRDPNHFSKVGDCQTNTGFYLVDFDKEGAYRLGDYAYLQDTIDYYEGSFSRTSLAMRDGYNVAAILTPLRADPKQCEKGETPIACEFRLHNPSIAIISLETNFSGRPADDYGKYMRQIIEYSIEQGVVPILATKGDNLEGDHSINTEIAEIAVEYDIPLWNFWAALQPLPNHGHSVELNDGFHLSFSRNFFDKPKNMLSGWPWRNLTALQALDAVRVGLQEQ from the coding sequence ATGAAAGCACGTCAACTTTTTCTTTTAGCGGTGTTTTTGCTCGCCGCTTGCACCACCACCCCAACCGCAACACCGCAACCTGAAATTGAATCAACATCTGCGCCCAAAGTGACCGAAGCCGCAACCGAAGAAGTTGCAGCCGCCACCGAAGAATCCGCGCCGACTCCGCGCCCCACGCTTGGACCCGATGAATGGATGACTCTGCCCATCGTCCCAGAAGTGACCGATACCGCCCGCGAAATCTACGCGCGTGGATTGGCAATGGGACGTGACCCGAATCATTTCTCTAAAGTGGGCGATTGCCAAACCAACACGGGTTTCTACCTCGTGGACTTTGATAAGGAAGGCGCATACCGCCTTGGCGACTACGCCTACCTGCAAGATACGATCGATTATTATGAAGGCTCGTTCTCGCGCACCAGTCTCGCCATGCGCGACGGTTACAACGTGGCGGCGATCCTGACCCCGCTGCGCGCCGACCCGAAGCAATGCGAAAAAGGCGAGACCCCGATTGCCTGCGAGTTCCGCTTGCATAACCCCAGCATTGCCATCATCAGCCTTGAAACGAATTTCAGCGGACGTCCCGCCGATGATTACGGCAAGTACATGCGTCAGATCATCGAATATTCCATTGAACAGGGCGTGGTGCCAATCCTTGCCACCAAGGGCGACAATCTCGAAGGCGACCATAGCATCAACACCGAGATCGCGGAGATCGCTGTAGAATATGACATCCCGCTGTGGAATTTCTGGGCGGCGTTGCAGCCTTTGCCGAATCACGGTCATTCCGTCGAATTGAATGATGGTTTCCATCTTTCGTTCTCGCGTAACTTTTTCGATAAACCCAAGAACATGCTCAGCGGCTGGCCCTGGCGCAACCTGACGGCTTTGCAGGCGTTGGATGCAGTGAGGGTGGGGCTGCAAGAGCAGTAA
- a CDS encoding energy-coupling factor transporter transmembrane protein EcfT, whose translation MHERLSFHIKRDSFLHRLNPLTKLVLTLALILLAFTFPWYWMPHLLVLIAIIPLSLLGKVFREFWLTALQLILPAAGFLFLMQAFFQPIGTDIIFKFYFLDITTESLMFAFKNAMRVFVMVSAFTLFLLTTHPSELMSDLTRRGLPGQFAYVIISTLQIIPQMQAKAQTIIAAQRSRGLDTESTFFKRAGSVLPLVGPLVFGSLVEVEERAIAIEARGFTSKHIKTSLHEIPDPEFDKILRWLLFALIVFSIGLNLWLS comes from the coding sequence ATGCACGAGCGGCTTTCCTTCCACATCAAACGGGATAGTTTCCTGCACCGCCTCAACCCGCTGACCAAGCTGGTGCTCACCCTTGCGCTCATCCTCCTCGCCTTTACTTTTCCCTGGTATTGGATGCCTCATCTGTTGGTCTTGATCGCCATCATCCCCTTGAGCTTGCTGGGAAAAGTCTTCCGCGAATTCTGGCTGACCGCCCTGCAGCTCATCCTTCCAGCCGCAGGTTTTCTCTTTCTGATGCAAGCCTTCTTCCAGCCCATTGGGACGGATATCATCTTCAAATTCTATTTCCTCGATATCACCACCGAAAGCCTGATGTTCGCCTTCAAGAACGCCATGCGCGTCTTTGTAATGGTCTCGGCGTTCACTCTGTTTCTGCTGACCACCCATCCCAGCGAGTTGATGTCCGACCTCACACGCCGCGGACTGCCCGGTCAGTTCGCCTACGTCATCATTTCCACGCTTCAGATCATCCCGCAGATGCAAGCCAAGGCGCAGACCATCATCGCCGCCCAACGCTCGCGCGGGCTGGATACCGAAAGCACCTTTTTCAAACGCGCCGGTTCCGTCCTGCCGTTGGTCGGTCCGCTAGTTTTCGGCTCGCTCGTGGAAGTCGAGGAACGCGCCATCGCCATCGAAGCGCGCGGCTTTACATCCAAACACATCAAAACATCTTTGCATGAAATCCCCGACCCTGAGTTCGATAAAATCCTGCGCTGGTTATTGTTCGCGCTGATCGTTTTTTCCATCGGTTTGAACTTATGGCTTTCGTAA
- a CDS encoding nucleoside hydrolase: protein MTPKRIILDTDPGADDALAILLMLASPEIKLEAITTVHGNVGIEKTTRNALAILKFLNADIPVAKGCSLPLNKTPHSWGGHVHGASGLGQAKLPEPKTKPVDPHAIDYLIQRFLAEPNELTLFAVGPLTNVSLAIRKEPKFAEAVKELVIMGGAIRSGGNVSPLAEFNIHEDPHAAHIVFNSGIPITLIPLDVTYKCLLTPADIDRLLKIDSPIPRFVRDVMADYMAFYSKYEGFAGCALHDPLTVATIIAPELLSIEELYVDVDISGGVSTGKTYADFMKVLKKPANMKVALDVRGREFVDLFVERIMSLRGGAERRRSNP from the coding sequence ATGACACCAAAGCGAATCATCCTCGATACCGACCCCGGCGCAGACGATGCGCTTGCAATCTTGCTGATGCTGGCCTCGCCGGAAATAAAACTCGAAGCCATCACCACCGTGCATGGAAACGTCGGTATCGAAAAGACCACGCGGAACGCATTGGCGATCCTGAAATTTTTGAATGCCGACATCCCGGTGGCGAAAGGCTGCTCCCTGCCGTTGAACAAGACCCCGCATTCTTGGGGCGGTCACGTGCATGGCGCGAGCGGATTGGGTCAGGCAAAATTGCCAGAACCGAAAACCAAGCCTGTCGATCCTCACGCCATCGATTACCTGATTCAGCGATTTCTCGCCGAGCCGAATGAATTGACTCTTTTTGCCGTCGGTCCGCTAACGAACGTTTCGCTGGCGATTCGCAAGGAGCCGAAGTTTGCCGAAGCGGTCAAGGAATTGGTCATCATGGGCGGGGCGATTCGCTCCGGCGGAAACGTCTCACCTTTGGCAGAGTTCAACATCCATGAAGACCCGCATGCAGCGCATATCGTTTTCAATTCAGGGATTCCGATCACGTTGATTCCGCTGGATGTGACGTATAAATGCCTGCTCACCCCGGCGGACATCGATCGGTTGCTGAAGATCGATTCTCCCATTCCGCGCTTCGTCCGCGATGTGATGGCGGATTACATGGCGTTCTATTCAAAGTATGAAGGATTCGCCGGTTGCGCGTTACACGATCCTTTGACCGTGGCGACGATCATTGCGCCGGAGTTGCTGTCCATCGAAGAGCTTTATGTGGACGTGGATATTTCGGGCGGAGTCTCGACCGGGAAAACATATGCGGACTTCATGAAGGTATTGAAAAAGCCCGCGAACATGAAGGTAGCTTTGGATGTGAGGGGAAGGGAGTTCGTGGATTTGTTCGTGGAAAGGATCATGTCATTGCGAGGAGGAGCGGAGCGACGACGAAGCAATCCCTAA
- a CDS encoding transglycosylase domain-containing protein: MRSTLPILRARRDRRLGKQKRDENRSRGAILSFGLILSLVLGSFIVLGAFAYADVTRDLPSTQILPILLNPPDGLLLQPTRIYDRTGLQLLATFSPNESPRRYIPVSEQNAQHIPNDLINAIIVAADPSFETHSGYSLEGLDNFDLHPTIAQKLVSDLMLYDEPPSLKRAIRERLLAVQITSHFGRAQVMEWYLNGADFGNTAYGIDAASQLYFGKPADELTLAESAILAATSQTPALNPQDAPLVAIQRGREILYVMRDLGLISSESASAALGEKPAIEPAPPHSGTGQTPPGIAPAFLNLLLAQIDSQIPRERIQRGGMIVISTLDYDLQKNAACVTELYASRLAGLPEPSAECDAARLLPSLPPDSTFADSSASAVILDPKTGQVLAMVGETIQGEETPLIAAHNPGSGLDAFVYLTGFTRGLSPASLTWDIPTEDINPNFDGAYHGAMRLRIAMANDYQVPVEALKSQMGIENVEDIASSFGLDINNEVSLLDLASAYGAFGTQGVKFGQYVNDDFSPVTVLRVEGVDRGVLLDWSLPEAQTVVTPAMAYLMTDVLSDEPARLNTWGRQNVLELGFPAGAKPGQAIDGKDAWMIGYTPYVSAAVWTGVRGENDIITPRFPAVLWNVLMQIASENKPNDGWSPPPGISTMTVCDPSGMLPTRECPNLVTEVFLNGSEPTQVDTLFREFSINRETGLLATVFTPPELIEKRVYMIIPDEAREWALSEGIPVPPTSYDAIQAPPVNPFANITAPALFSDVNGKVLILGTASGDDFLYYRVQVGKGLNPQEWIQLGEDRDEPVDGGMLAEWDTTGLSGLYAVQLVVVRAEQVVDTAVIQVTVK, encoded by the coding sequence ATGCGCTCCACCCTGCCCATCCTGCGCGCGCGGCGTGACCGTCGCCTCGGCAAACAGAAACGGGATGAAAACCGTTCGCGCGGGGCAATCCTAAGCTTTGGACTCATCCTCTCGTTGGTGCTCGGTTCATTTATCGTCCTCGGCGCGTTCGCCTATGCCGACGTGACCCGCGACCTGCCTTCCACGCAAATTCTTCCGATCCTTCTCAACCCGCCGGACGGTTTGCTCCTGCAACCCACGCGCATCTACGACCGAACCGGTTTGCAATTACTCGCCACCTTTTCTCCAAATGAATCCCCGCGCCGTTATATCCCGGTCAGCGAGCAAAACGCGCAGCACATCCCCAATGATTTAATCAATGCAATCATCGTTGCCGCCGATCCAAGTTTCGAAACCCACTCCGGCTATTCACTCGAAGGTCTCGATAACTTCGATTTGCATCCGACCATCGCGCAAAAACTTGTAAGCGACCTCATGCTTTACGATGAACCGCCATCGTTGAAACGCGCAATCCGCGAGCGGTTGCTTGCCGTGCAGATCACATCGCATTTCGGGCGCGCGCAGGTCATGGAGTGGTATCTCAACGGCGCAGACTTCGGCAATACCGCTTACGGCATCGACGCCGCTTCGCAACTTTATTTTGGCAAACCCGCCGATGAACTCACCCTCGCCGAGTCGGCCATCCTTGCCGCGACCAGCCAAACCCCGGCGCTCAATCCGCAGGACGCTCCTTTGGTTGCGATCCAACGCGGACGGGAGATTCTTTATGTGATGCGCGACCTCGGACTCATTTCCTCCGAATCGGCTTCTGCCGCGCTGGGGGAGAAGCCTGCCATCGAACCCGCGCCCCCCCATTCGGGGACGGGTCAGACTCCGCCCGGAATTGCCCCAGCCTTCTTGAACCTTCTCCTCGCCCAAATCGATTCGCAGATTCCCCGCGAGCGGATTCAACGCGGCGGCATGATCGTCATCTCCACGCTGGATTACGACTTGCAGAAAAATGCCGCTTGCGTGACGGAATTGTATGCGTCGCGTCTTGCAGGTTTGCCCGAGCCGTCTGCGGAATGCGATGCAGCGCGACTGCTCCCATCCCTGCCGCCGGATTCAACGTTTGCAGATTCATCCGCGAGCGCGGTCATCCTTGATCCGAAGACCGGTCAGGTATTGGCGATGGTGGGAGAGACAATTCAAGGCGAGGAAACGCCCCTTATCGCCGCGCACAACCCAGGGTCCGGACTCGATGCGTTTGTCTATTTGACGGGATTCACCCGCGGCTTGAGTCCAGCTTCTTTAACGTGGGACATCCCAACCGAAGACATCAATCCGAATTTCGACGGCGCTTATCACGGCGCGATGCGATTGAGAATTGCAATGGCGAACGATTATCAGGTTCCAGTCGAGGCGTTGAAATCGCAAATGGGAATCGAGAACGTCGAGGATATCGCGTCGTCTTTCGGTTTGGATATCAATAATGAAGTTTCACTGCTCGATCTTGCCAGTGCGTACGGCGCGTTTGGGACTCAGGGCGTTAAGTTCGGTCAATATGTGAACGATGATTTTTCACCTGTCACGGTTCTGCGCGTGGAAGGCGTGGATCGTGGGGTCCTGCTCGATTGGTCTCTGCCTGAAGCGCAGACCGTGGTGACGCCCGCGATGGCGTATTTGATGACGGATGTGTTGAGCGACGAGCCTGCGCGTTTGAATACCTGGGGCAGGCAGAATGTTTTGGAGCTTGGTTTCCCCGCTGGCGCGAAACCGGGACAGGCCATTGACGGAAAAGATGCGTGGATGATCGGGTACACGCCTTATGTTTCCGCCGCGGTGTGGACAGGCGTGCGCGGAGAGAATGACATCATCACGCCGCGATTCCCCGCTGTGCTGTGGAATGTGTTGATGCAGATCGCTTCTGAAAACAAACCGAACGACGGCTGGAGCCCGCCGCCGGGAATTTCAACGATGACCGTTTGCGATCCATCGGGGATGCTGCCGACTCGTGAATGTCCGAACCTCGTCACTGAGGTTTTCCTGAACGGCAGCGAACCGACTCAAGTCGACACATTGTTCCGCGAGTTTTCGATCAATCGCGAGACGGGTTTGCTTGCTACAGTGTTCACTCCGCCCGAGTTGATCGAAAAACGCGTATACATGATTATCCCCGACGAAGCGCGTGAATGGGCGTTGAGCGAAGGCATCCCCGTCCCGCCGACATCTTATGATGCGATCCAGGCTCCGCCGGTGAATCCGTTTGCGAATATCACCGCGCCAGCCTTGTTCTCGGATGTGAACGGGAAAGTCTTGATCCTCGGCACGGCATCCGGCGATGACTTTTTATATTATCGCGTGCAAGTGGGGAAGGGATTGAACCCGCAGGAGTGGATTCAATTAGGCGAAGACCGCGATGAGCCTGTTGATGGCGGGATGCTTGCCGAATGGGATACGACCGGCTTGAGCGGCTTGTACGCCGTTCAATTGGTCGTCGTCCGCGCCGAGCAGGTGGTTGATACGGCGGTGATTCAGGTGACGGTGAAATAA
- the rbsK gene encoding ribokinase, with product MAVSSKFDVVVVGSLNADLVVKSPRFPQPGETISGEDLQIIPGGKGANQAVAAARQGMGVSMIGRVGSDSFGPFLVENLKSNRVDTSHVLPDESATGTAIIVVDANGQNSIVLSPGANGKVTPADVDSASFLNSKLLLLQLEIPTPTVLHAAQKARDYGMTVILNPAPAKPLPGELLANVDILIPNESELSLLTGKPVNDASTAETAAKEILKQGVKTVIVTLGDKGALLVTGKQVTRVGAYQVNVVDTTAAGDAFIGGFASAVLGGKSLEESVRYGCACGALATTKFGAQPSLPTKEEVERFIS from the coding sequence ATGGCAGTTTCGTCAAAGTTCGACGTCGTTGTAGTCGGCTCGTTGAACGCGGATCTTGTCGTCAAATCTCCGCGCTTTCCACAACCGGGCGAGACCATCAGCGGCGAAGATTTGCAGATCATCCCCGGCGGCAAGGGCGCGAATCAAGCCGTTGCGGCGGCAAGGCAGGGGATGGGTGTAAGCATGATCGGGCGGGTCGGAAGCGACAGTTTCGGTCCGTTCCTTGTCGAGAATCTCAAATCGAATCGGGTGGATACCTCCCATGTGCTTCCGGATGAATCCGCGACCGGCACAGCCATCATCGTTGTGGATGCGAATGGACAGAACAGCATCGTACTTTCGCCGGGAGCGAACGGCAAGGTCACTCCAGCGGATGTGGACTCCGCCTCTTTCTTAAACTCGAAACTGCTTCTGCTCCAGTTGGAGATTCCCACACCGACAGTTCTACACGCCGCACAAAAAGCCCGCGATTATGGCATGACCGTGATCCTGAACCCCGCGCCTGCCAAACCGCTTCCGGGCGAACTGCTAGCAAACGTGGATATTTTGATTCCCAACGAAAGCGAGTTATCCCTGCTGACAGGCAAACCTGTAAACGATGCTTCAACTGCCGAAACTGCCGCAAAAGAAATCTTGAAGCAGGGCGTGAAGACCGTCATCGTCACACTGGGAGATAAAGGCGCGTTATTGGTGACCGGTAAACAAGTGACACGAGTCGGCGCGTATCAAGTAAACGTCGTGGATACCACCGCCGCGGGCGATGCATTCATTGGAGGTTTCGCTTCTGCCGTGTTGGGCGGCAAATCGCTCGAAGAGTCCGTCCGTTACGGGTGCGCCTGCGGCGCATTGGCAACGACAAAATTCGGCGCTCAACCGTCATTACCCACCAAGGAAGAAGTCGAAAGGTTCATTTCGTAG
- a CDS encoding nucleoside hydrolase gives MPKHIILDTDPGIDDSLAILLALASPEIVLDGVITVHGNVSTEQTTKNALSVLELAKAGHVPVFRGCDLPLVKESLLSPETHGDSGLGYAKLPEPPTKPQAGHGSDYLIEEIMSQPGKVTLVCIGPLTNIALAIRQEPRIVENVKEVFIMGGAIQQPGNTTAQAEFNTCVDPHAAHIVFHSGMPITLTPLDVTYQCIFTRDDLNRLLKIDSPITKFIADSTRFYMEFHDEYQGIAGCAINDPLTMALTFMPEICDYQNLVVDVDISSGVGLGNTFADFYNYEKKKPNMKVAMGVRPRVFMELFLERMEKLAREIS, from the coding sequence ATGCCCAAACACATCATCCTCGATACCGATCCCGGCATTGACGACTCTCTGGCGATATTGCTGGCGCTCGCTTCACCGGAGATCGTCCTGGACGGAGTCATCACCGTCCATGGAAATGTTTCCACGGAGCAGACGACGAAGAACGCTTTGTCCGTTTTGGAACTGGCGAAGGCGGGACATGTGCCGGTCTTTCGCGGTTGTGATTTGCCGCTGGTTAAGGAGTCCCTGCTCAGCCCGGAGACGCACGGGGACTCAGGTTTGGGCTACGCAAAACTCCCAGAACCGCCGACCAAGCCACAGGCGGGGCATGGAAGCGATTATCTCATCGAAGAGATCATGTCACAGCCGGGGAAAGTCACGTTGGTGTGCATCGGTCCATTGACCAATATCGCATTGGCAATAAGGCAGGAGCCGCGCATCGTGGAAAACGTCAAAGAAGTTTTCATCATGGGTGGGGCGATCCAACAACCGGGCAACACAACGGCGCAGGCGGAATTCAATACTTGCGTGGACCCTCACGCGGCGCACATCGTCTTCCATTCGGGGATGCCGATCACGCTGACGCCGCTGGATGTGACGTATCAGTGTATTTTCACGAGGGACGACCTGAACCGATTGTTGAAGATCGATTCGCCCATTACAAAATTCATCGCCGACTCGACGCGCTTTTACATGGAATTTCACGATGAGTATCAAGGCATCGCAGGCTGCGCCATCAACGATCCGCTGACGATGGCGCTGACGTTCATGCCCGAGATTTGCGATTACCAGAATCTGGTGGTGGACGTGGATATTTCAAGCGGAGTCGGGCTGGGCAACACCTTCGCGGATTTTTACAATTATGAGAAGAAAAAGCCCAACATGAAGGTTGCAATGGGCGTGCGTCCACGCGTATTCATGGAGTTGTTCCTGGAGCGCATGGAGAAACTGGCTCGGGAAATTTCGTGA
- a CDS encoding MBOAT family protein — protein MALENILILAAASLLWAATFRNHGRTWFMLIASVVVIFWLQPALPIRGADFFTPIATLVLIVLTWFITADDATRKQRKNIIILTIVTGVVLLLNLTRFLPTDFQLLTASRPPQLETTLIIFLITGLTLLAFSRLTRFSASFLTFGLVLTIGLFLLIKIPALSLWLASFLRTLSGQSLTNVSINDFRWLGFSYVAFRLIHTIRDKQSGRFPSVDVGEFITYVIFFPAFTAGPIDRLERFIKDLRAPFSGLNLETFYSAGQRLLLGLFKKFVIADALALIALNDSNATQVTSTFWMWVIVYAYAFQIYFDFSGYTDIALAIAQLLGIKLPENFASPYLKPNLTQFWNNWHMTLTQWFRAYFFNPVTRWLRSWQKPMSIPMMILLTQVATMLLIGFWHGVTWNFTLWGLWHGLGLFIHNRWNDATKAKAAAWAITPARQAALNISGILLTFHFVAIGWIFFALSSPVTSWQVILRLFGVN, from the coding sequence ATGGCGCTTGAAAATATTCTGATTCTCGCCGCCGCCTCGCTCCTCTGGGCAGCGACCTTCCGCAACCACGGGCGGACGTGGTTCATGCTTATCGCCAGCGTCGTCGTCATCTTCTGGCTGCAACCCGCCCTCCCAATCCGCGGCGCCGACTTCTTCACACCCATCGCCACGCTCGTGCTCATCGTCCTCACCTGGTTCATCACCGCCGACGACGCTACTCGCAAGCAGCGCAAAAACATCATCATCCTCACCATCGTCACAGGCGTCGTCCTGCTGCTCAACCTCACCCGCTTCCTCCCCACAGACTTTCAACTCCTCACCGCCTCGCGCCCGCCCCAACTCGAAACGACTCTCATCATCTTTTTGATAACAGGACTGACGCTGTTAGCCTTCTCTCGTCTGACACGTTTCAGCGCTTCTTTCTTGACCTTTGGTCTGGTTCTAACCATTGGGCTTTTTCTACTCATCAAGATTCCCGCCCTATCTCTCTGGCTCGCATCTTTCCTACGCACACTCTCCGGTCAATCCCTGACCAACGTCTCCATCAACGACTTCCGCTGGTTGGGATTCTCCTACGTCGCCTTCCGTCTCATCCACACCATACGCGATAAACAGTCAGGAAGATTCCCCTCCGTGGACGTGGGCGAATTCATCACCTACGTCATCTTCTTCCCCGCCTTCACCGCAGGACCGATTGACCGCTTGGAGCGTTTCATCAAAGACCTCCGTGCTCCCTTTTCAGGTCTGAACCTTGAAACGTTCTACTCCGCAGGTCAACGTTTGCTCCTCGGCTTGTTCAAAAAATTCGTTATCGCCGACGCGCTAGCGCTAATTGCCCTGAACGACTCCAACGCAACCCAAGTCACCTCCACGTTTTGGATGTGGGTCATCGTCTACGCCTATGCTTTCCAGATCTACTTCGACTTCAGCGGCTATACCGACATTGCTCTCGCCATTGCGCAACTGCTCGGAATCAAATTGCCAGAGAATTTTGCCTCGCCCTACCTCAAACCCAACCTGACCCAATTCTGGAACAACTGGCACATGACTCTCACGCAGTGGTTCCGCGCCTATTTCTTTAACCCAGTCACACGCTGGCTCAGGTCTTGGCAAAAACCAATGTCCATCCCGATGATGATTCTGCTCACCCAAGTCGCCACCATGCTGCTGATCGGTTTCTGGCACGGCGTGACGTGGAACTTCACCCTCTGGGGCTTATGGCACGGGCTGGGACTCTTCATCCACAACCGCTGGAACGACGCCACCAAAGCCAAAGCCGCCGCCTGGGCGATTACTCCCGCAAGGCAAGCCGCGCTCAACATCAGCGGCATTCTGCTCACCTTCCACTTCGTGGCGATTGGCTGGATCTTCTTCGCGCTATCGTCACCCGTCACTTCGTGGCAGGTGATATTGAGATTATTTGGAGTCAACTAA
- a CDS encoding acyl carrier protein translates to MTTEIITPIATFIAEKILKQPGKVISADESLISSGLIDSFSLMDLALFIEDTFGVRVEDTELNADTFDNLNQLAALISSRK, encoded by the coding sequence ATGACAACTGAAATCATCACTCCCATTGCAACCTTCATTGCCGAGAAAATTCTCAAGCAGCCGGGTAAAGTCATCTCTGCCGATGAGTCCCTCATCTCCAGCGGACTGATCGACTCGTTCAGTCTAATGGATCTGGCGCTCTTCATCGAAGATACCTTCGGCGTTCGCGTGGAAGATACTGAATTGAATGCAGATACATTTGACAATCTCAATCAATTGGCTGCACTTATTTCATCTCGTAAGTAA
- a CDS encoding phosphatidate cytidylyltransferase, with protein MNNYIALIFTFVLSLSFLRIMDFFAHRGWIESKLSRKVIHIGTGPLFVLCWFLFDDAPSARWLAALVPFAITAQFALIGFGVIKDKASVDAMSRTGDPKEILRGPLYYGIMFVVLTVVYWKDSPIGIIALMMMCGGDGIADIVGRKFDSAKLPWSQEKSIAGTVSVFIGGWVMSAVMIFIYVTAGVFDGSITDYLLPITAIAIVGAVVESLHYKDIDNISMTLASALVGHWFF; from the coding sequence ATGAACAACTACATCGCCCTCATTTTCACCTTTGTCCTTTCCCTCTCCTTCCTGCGCATCATGGATTTCTTCGCCCATCGCGGCTGGATCGAAAGCAAACTCAGCCGCAAAGTCATTCACATCGGCACGGGTCCGCTGTTCGTATTGTGCTGGTTTCTATTTGATGACGCCCCGTCCGCGCGCTGGTTGGCGGCGCTGGTTCCGTTTGCGATCACGGCGCAGTTCGCTCTTATTGGCTTCGGCGTGATCAAAGATAAAGCCTCCGTAGACGCCATGTCCCGTACGGGTGACCCGAAGGAGATTCTGCGCGGGCCGCTGTATTACGGGATCATGTTCGTCGTGTTGACCGTTGTCTACTGGAAAGATTCTCCCATCGGCATTATCGCGTTGATGATGATGTGCGGCGGCGACGGCATCGCGGATATCGTCGGCAGGAAGTTCGATTCGGCGAAACTGCCATGGAGTCAAGAAAAGTCCATTGCGGGGACGGTCAGCGTCTTCATCGGCGGATGGGTCATGTCCGCGGTGATGATATTCATTTACGTCACTGCAGGCGTCTTTGACGGCTCAATAACCGATTACCTTTTACCAATTACTGCGATTGCAATTGTTGGCGCAGTGGTCGAGTCGCTTCATTACAAGGATATCGATAATATCAGCATGACTCTCGCGTCTGCGCTGGTGGGTCATTGGTTTTTTTAG